In Petrotoga sp. 9PW.55.5.1, a genomic segment contains:
- a CDS encoding ABC transporter permease: protein MFVIFKDLLKRDKKFLFGFVVIFILAFLAIISIFSPYDPRSWNVVPKDRPPSLQYLLGTNSMGQDIFWNTTHALKNSFILGLTTAIISTIIGTIVGLIAGYRGGILDRVLMSINDSFIVLPSLPILVFLSFSLRERMTIFVLGAILSIFSWPWGGKQVRAQVLSLREREFTYTSVFSGMNMWKVVFKEHLPFVIPWVIANFINTILWALGMEITLSVLGLTSLETPTIGTTIHWAMQYQAIFRGIWWWMLTPIILSIIFFVALYMLSVSISEFLDPRTRLQRIKMGG from the coding sequence ATGTTTGTTATATTTAAAGACCTTTTAAAAAGGGATAAAAAATTTTTATTTGGATTTGTAGTAATCTTTATCTTAGCTTTTTTAGCTATAATATCGATTTTTTCACCATATGACCCAAGATCATGGAACGTAGTTCCAAAAGATAGACCACCAAGCTTGCAATATCTATTAGGTACAAACTCAATGGGACAAGATATATTTTGGAATACTACGCATGCATTAAAAAACTCGTTCATTTTAGGATTAACAACGGCCATCATATCTACTATAATAGGAACAATAGTTGGATTAATAGCAGGGTATAGAGGAGGAATCTTAGATAGAGTTTTAATGTCAATAAATGATAGTTTTATTGTATTACCTTCTCTACCAATACTAGTATTTTTGTCTTTCTCTTTAAGGGAAAGAATGACTATATTTGTATTAGGGGCGATACTATCAATATTTTCATGGCCTTGGGGTGGGAAACAGGTTCGAGCTCAGGTCTTAAGTTTAAGGGAAAGAGAGTTTACTTACACATCTGTATTTTCAGGGATGAACATGTGGAAAGTAGTATTTAAAGAACATTTACCTTTTGTTATCCCTTGGGTTATAGCAAACTTCATTAATACAATACTTTGGGCTTTAGGAATGGAAATAACATTATCAGTTCTCGGTTTAACTAGTTTAGAAACTCCCACTATAGGTACAACGATACATTGGGCCATGCAGTATCAAGCTATATTCAGGGGAATATGGTGGTGGATGCTAACTCCAATAATTTTGTCTATAATATTTTTTGTAGCCTTATACATGTTATCAGTAAGTATAAGTGAATTTTTAGATCCAAGAACTAGGCTGCAAAGAATAAAAATGGGAGGTTAA
- a CDS encoding ABC transporter substrate-binding protein, translating to MKKRVWIVALAILLVGTFFSQVLPTIPRSETLIVDNLHGRVGNPGNFNLWIPGSLAGHGPQQVLMDALWYVDPQTGEWINALAAEEPVYNEDFTKITIKLREGIYWSDGVPFTAEDVIFTVKNIASNPGMNSSAQLQMYVKDIYKTDDYTVVIELNSPNPKAHNIFTSLVYGALFIQPKHIWENVENPLTFTFNPPVSIGPYILDSYDPQGYWFLFKKRDDWQRTSVGQLYGEPKPNYVLFIYYGTDDRKVAAQARHELDMIFDLTPEAFEVLRERNEYSVVWYEDFPWAWMDDVNSRGMFINNAKYPFDIKDVRWALTLAINIEEVVISGYAGIERVSPLHSCPTQYFTEIYYDPLESWLESFTLDDGYKPYDTNVAYRIADWAEEQYNIEVEDPEAVWGVGWWKYDPQQAEKLLLQHGFSKDKNGRWLLPDGTQWKVSIVAPADFEIDATRLAFAVADQWRKFGIQVNVETLEAGPLWTRQAIGDYEVGSFWGGMLASSGIPDIWTFINGFKSDFYTPLGTAVTTANNYRWKVPQRVDKIIDEMGASYFADPKVMELAQEFYKIAVEEMPIIPMVINKKFNANDNYYWTNYPSAKNPYMANVSWWAEFKFMLPRLEPTGKK from the coding sequence ATGAAAAAGAGAGTGTGGATAGTAGCTTTAGCTATTTTGTTGGTTGGGACTTTTTTTTCACAGGTATTACCAACGATCCCACGAAGTGAAACTTTGATTGTCGATAACTTGCACGGAAGAGTTGGTAATCCAGGAAATTTTAATCTCTGGATACCTGGATCTCTAGCAGGACATGGGCCTCAACAGGTATTAATGGATGCTTTGTGGTATGTTGATCCACAAACAGGTGAATGGATAAATGCTTTAGCAGCAGAGGAACCTGTGTATAATGAAGATTTCACCAAAATAACTATAAAATTAAGGGAAGGGATTTACTGGAGTGATGGGGTTCCTTTCACAGCTGAAGATGTAATATTCACTGTAAAAAATATAGCAAGTAATCCGGGAATGAATTCAAGTGCTCAACTTCAAATGTACGTAAAAGATATTTACAAAACGGATGATTATACCGTGGTTATAGAACTTAATTCTCCAAATCCTAAGGCTCATAACATTTTTACTTCATTAGTTTATGGAGCTCTTTTTATCCAGCCAAAACATATTTGGGAGAATGTTGAAAATCCTTTAACTTTTACTTTTAACCCACCTGTTTCAATAGGTCCATATATACTAGATAGTTACGACCCACAAGGATATTGGTTTCTATTCAAAAAACGTGATGATTGGCAAAGAACAAGTGTAGGTCAATTGTATGGAGAACCAAAACCTAACTATGTTCTCTTCATTTACTATGGTACTGATGATAGAAAAGTAGCTGCTCAGGCTCGTCATGAATTGGACATGATTTTTGACTTAACTCCTGAAGCGTTTGAAGTTTTGAGAGAAAGGAACGAGTATTCCGTGGTATGGTACGAAGACTTCCCTTGGGCATGGATGGATGATGTTAATTCCAGAGGGATGTTCATTAACAATGCTAAATATCCGTTCGATATAAAAGATGTAAGATGGGCATTAACCCTAGCGATAAACATAGAGGAAGTTGTTATTTCAGGATACGCTGGAATAGAGAGAGTTTCTCCTCTCCACTCGTGTCCTACTCAATATTTCACTGAGATATATTATGATCCTTTAGAATCCTGGCTTGAAAGCTTTACATTAGATGATGGATATAAACCATATGATACAAATGTTGCTTACAGAATAGCTGATTGGGCTGAAGAACAATACAATATTGAAGTAGAAGATCCCGAAGCAGTTTGGGGGGTCGGTTGGTGGAAATACGATCCTCAACAAGCTGAAAAACTTCTTTTGCAACATGGTTTTTCTAAAGACAAAAATGGAAGATGGTTACTCCCTGATGGGACTCAGTGGAAGGTAAGCATCGTTGCACCAGCTGATTTTGAAATAGATGCCACAAGATTAGCTTTTGCGGTAGCCGATCAGTGGAGAAAATTCGGGATACAGGTTAATGTTGAAACCCTAGAAGCAGGTCCCTTATGGACAAGACAGGCTATAGGAGATTATGAAGTTGGTTCATTCTGGGGAGGAATGTTGGCATCCTCAGGTATTCCTGATATTTGGACGTTCATCAATGGCTTTAAATCCGACTTCTATACCCCTTTAGGAACTGCCGTAACAACTGCGAACAATTACAGATGGAAAGTCCCTCAAAGAGTAGATAAAATAATAGATGAGATGGGCGCTTCTTATTTTGCAGATCCTAAAGTTATGGAATTAGCGCAAGAGTTCTACAAAATAGCTGTTGAAGAAATGCCTATAATTCCAATGGTAATAAACAAAAAATTTAATGCTAACGATAACTATTATTGGACAAACTATCCTTCGGCAAAAAATCCTTATATGGCCAATGTTTCTTGGTGGGCTGAATTTAAGTTCATGCTGCCAAGACTAGAACCTACAGGAAAAAAGTAA
- a CDS encoding ROK family transcriptional regulator, protein MLLNNNTQLKIIQNIWLKGNVTMLELSRELNIDRSNISRNLKKLKKSGLIIYDAEKVENHTVGRKSYQIKFNYDFAYNIGVTVTESFILAYLMNLNFKVIRKEILFKKVDEKTIIDDLNYCINLFSSYLDNVLFIAVSFPEPVDHEQGMVLSSGIFPIQDLPLKRILEKKINKLVYLENDANAGAMYHFLRNRGKYQDIVFMFLSFHINEKNIEGIQGNGIIINGELYKGAHSFSGELPLIIKIVDQEKTNALDLLRFQKFVNSKQNSIILEPYVEWYSKIASIMINFLDPEIFIIGGHTEILPKKALKEMVKKTESKIIDNGRRKIKIIIDENGLESISKGSAMSYMNQIMNDTELVNKIFSKISANNKYN, encoded by the coding sequence ATGCTTTTAAATAATAATACTCAACTAAAAATAATACAAAATATCTGGTTAAAGGGAAATGTAACAATGTTAGAGCTTAGTAGAGAATTAAATATTGATAGATCAAATATTTCGAGAAATTTAAAGAAATTAAAGAAAAGCGGTCTTATTATTTATGATGCTGAAAAAGTTGAAAATCATACCGTTGGTAGGAAATCTTATCAGATAAAATTCAACTATGATTTCGCCTATAATATAGGAGTAACTGTTACAGAAAGCTTTATTCTTGCATATCTGATGAATTTAAATTTTAAGGTTATTAGAAAAGAAATTCTTTTTAAAAAGGTTGATGAAAAAACAATCATAGATGATTTAAATTATTGTATAAATCTTTTCTCATCTTATTTAGATAATGTTCTTTTTATAGCGGTTTCTTTCCCTGAACCTGTGGACCATGAACAAGGAATGGTTTTATCATCCGGTATTTTCCCAATTCAAGATCTGCCTTTAAAAAGAATATTAGAGAAAAAAATTAACAAGTTAGTTTATCTAGAAAATGATGCTAATGCAGGTGCAATGTATCATTTTTTACGAAATAGAGGAAAATATCAAGATATTGTTTTTATGTTTTTAAGTTTTCATATAAATGAGAAAAATATAGAAGGGATTCAAGGTAATGGAATAATTATAAATGGTGAACTTTACAAAGGAGCTCATAGTTTTTCGGGAGAATTACCCTTAATAATAAAAATAGTAGATCAAGAAAAAACTAATGCTTTAGATCTTTTACGATTTCAAAAATTTGTAAACAGCAAACAAAATTCTATTATTTTAGAACCTTACGTTGAATGGTATTCGAAAATAGCATCTATTATGATTAATTTTTTAGATCCAGAAATATTCATTATTGGTGGACATACGGAAATTCTACCTAAAAAAGCTTTAAAAGAAATGGTGAAAAAAACAGAATCTAAAATTATAGACAATGGTAGAAGGAAAATTAAAATAATAATAGATGAAAATGGATTAGAGAGCATTTCAAAAGGATCTGCTATGTCTTATATGAACCAAATTATGAATGATACAGAATTAGTCAATAAAATTTTCTCAAAAATTAGCGCCAATAATAAATATAATTAA